CAGGCTACAAAGACAGAGTACGAACTTCCAGACTACGTGGACCCGGAGAGCTTCGAGGAGAAGGATATCACCGTGAACGGCCTTCCCGGGAAGATCACGATCCCAAAAGGAAACGGACCGTTCCCAGCTGTTGTCCTCGTGCACGGCTCTGGACCGAACGACATGGACGAAACCATCGGTCCAAACAAGATATTCAAGGACATCGCGTACGGTCTGTCTTCGAAGGGTATCATCGTTCTCAGATACCACAAAAGAACGTTCGTCGAGAAAGTGGACCCCACCACCTTGACCGTCGAAAAAGAAGTCATAGAAGACGCACTGGAAGCGGTGAAGATACTCAAAGAGAGAAAAGACGTCTCCCGAGTTTATATGCTGGGACACAGCCTCGGTGCGATGCTCACACCGGAGATAGCGGAAAGATCGAAGGCAGACGGTGTTGTCATGATAGCACCGCCCGCAAGACCGCTCGAAGAAGTCATGGAAGATCAGTTGAAATATCTTCAGTCTCTGGGTCTTGCAAGCAACGTAGAAGAAACTCTGAACATTCTGGAAAAACTCAAAAGAAAAGAGATTCCTCCAGATGAATTCGTCCTTGGAGCTCCCGCGAAGTACTTCTACGACTTGAGAGAAAGAGATCCTGTTTCAATTGCGAAGAGACTAACCATCCCCATGCTTTTGATCTTCGGCGGCAGAGACTACCAGGTGACTGAAAAGGACCGAGAAATCTGGTTGAAGGAACTTTCAGGCAGGGAAAATGTGAAAATACTCGTCTTCGACGATCTCAATCACCTGATGATTTCAGGAGAAGGAAAATCAACGCCGGTTGAATACATGAAGAAAGGTCACGTTGACAAAAGAGTAATAGATGAGATCGCCAGGTGGATGGTAAAATAACAGGAAAGGAATTCGGAGGGAAAAGCGTGAGGATCTACGATCCGTTTAGAAAGAAATGGATAGAAGAAGAAATAGAAACACCCTTTCCCTCGAAAGGATTGGTTGCCACGTTTCCCTTTGTCGATCTTCACGTTCATGTTCGTCTCAACGGTGGAGAAGATTACAGCTCCTTAGAAGAAGCCTCCCTTGTGGGAGGCTTTTTTAAAGTGGTGGTACAGCCCAACACAAAGCCGCCCATAGAAAGCAAAGAAGTTCTGGAAAGACATCTGGATCTCTCCAGAAACAGAGCGGTCGAGTTTCTCTTTGCCGTTTCTCCCTTCGGATCGATCGAAGCTGAAGGAGAAAGAGTGGTGGGCTTTTCAACGGACGGCATAGAGTGCGACTACCCTACACTCATTGAAACAATGAAAAAGAAAAAGAAAGCCCTCTGGTTCGACCACAGCCAGATGTACGAGGTGGATGGAATCTTCTACGAGGGGGCTCCTTTGCCGTTTCAGAAAAGACCGAGATCGAACGAAGCGATAGCCATAACACGAACCGTTTTGACGGGCCTTGAGTACGGATTCGAAAGATTCCACATCCAGCACGTAACAACGAAGTACTCCGTAGAAGTGATATCGTTTTTGAAGAATCTAGCAAAGGTCAGCTGTGAAGTAACACCACACCATCTGTTTTTCTGCTACGAAGACATCAAAAACACGAACTTCAAGATCAACCCTCCTCTCGGATCTCCAGAAGACAGAAAAGCTCTCATCGAAGCCGTGAAGAAAGATGTGATCGATGTTTTAGCGACAGATCACGCGCCACACCACGAAAAACCAGACGATTTTCTCACCGCTCCTTACGGCTCAACATCCATAGAAATCGCCTTTCCTGCCTATTACACAGCCCTAGGTGATCTCGAACTCGTCGTAGAAAAACTCACGAAAAAGCCCCTCGAAGTGCTTGGTGTTGAAGCTCGTCTCACAGAAGATACTCTTGTGTTCATCGATCCGAAGGCGGAGTTCATCGTGGATGCAAAAAAATTCAAAAGCAAAGGGAAGAATTCCATGTTCGACGGTGTCAGACTGAAGGGAAAAGTGGTCGCTCTTAAACTCAAAGGAAGATGGGTGATGATAGATGGAGAGGTTATTGCTGACCAAAAAGAAAACGATTAGAGTGAACGAGGATACCTGGATCGTTCTCTTCGAGGAACGGATTGATTTCTCTCCAGGACAGTTCGTCATGCTGGAGACACCGAAACTCGTCAGAAAGCCTTTCGTTCTCGGATACTGGGAAGATCACACGGCGATCTCCGTTCAGGTGAAGGGAAAGGGAACGAAGTGGATCGTCGAAGAAGCAGAGAAGATAAAAGGTCACGGTCCTCTTGGAAACGGCTTCGAAAAGCCTGGAAAAGGCCTTCTCATCATCTCTCCCACATGCCTCACAATGGCCGAAGCGCTTCGAAAGAAGATGAACGTAGATGTACTCGTGGGAAGCAGAACTCCCTTCCAGATACCGCTCGAACACGAAACGGCCGTTGGTGATGAGGAGTTTTTGAGAAAACTCTCCTCCACGGGAGAGTACGACTGGTACCTCGTCTCCGGTTCTCGGGGAATGGAAAAAGTCTGCTGGGAACACCTGAGAGGAAAAGAAGTTTACTTCTCGCTCGAAGAATACATGGGATGCGGAATAGGAGCGTGTAAGTCCTGTGCCGTCTTCACAAAAGAGGGTGTGAAACACGTCTGCACCGATGGCCCCATATTCAGAGGTGATGAACTGTGCTGGAGCTGAAACCTCCCCTTGTTCTTCTCTCCGGTCCTGCCGGCTTTGGAGAGTATCTGAAGCTCATGGATCACAGATACGTGGGCGGTGTTTTGCTGAAAACCGTCACGCTCCATCCGAAAGAAGGAAACCCCACTCCTAGAATGGCAGACAGCGATTTCTACGTGATAAACAGGATCGGACTGGAAAATCCCGGAATACACGCGTTCGTTGAAAACGTTCCAGAACTTCCTGTTCCCATGATCGCAAGTCTCGGCGGTGATTCTTTCGAGGAGTATCTGGAAGTGGCCCGTGTGTTCAAGAAAGTAGCAGACAGATTCCATGCGGTGGAGTTCAATTTCTCCTGTCCGAACGTGAAAGAAGGAGGACTCTCCATAGTCAAAAACGCGGAAGAGTGGAAGAAACTCCTGAACACACTCAGAAAGGAACTTCCCGACTCCTTCCTGATAGCGAAAGTGGGAGTAGAGGGTATCTTTGTGGAAGACGCCGCGGAGTTTGTGATGAAAACAGGGTGGGACGGAATCACGCTCGTGAACACGGTGAGGGGGTTGCATTTTGAAAAAGACACGATGATCTTAGGAGGACTTTCTGGTCCCGTGCTGAAACCGATCGCCCTCAGGGCAGTGTACGAAGTGAAGAAAAGATTCCCAGAACTCTTTGTGATAGCAAGTGGTGGCGTGTACTCCGTGAAAGACGCAGAAGAATTCTTAAAAGTGGGAGCGGACGTGATAGGGGTCGGAAGCGCTCTCTTCAAAGATCCTGGTGTTGTGGAAGAAATTGGAAAATATCTGCTGGAGGTGAAAAGATGATACCTGTTCTCAGTCTGGACATGGAAGATCCTATCAGATTCATCGACGAAAACGGCAGTTTCGAAGTGGTGAAGGTGGGTCACAACCTCGCCATACACGGGAAAAAGATCTTCGACGAGCTCGCAAAGAGAAATTTGAAGATAATCCTCGACCTGAAGTTCTGCGATATCCCTTCAACGGTGGAACGTTCCATAAAGAGCTGGGATCACCCGGCGATCATAGGTTTCACAGTTCACTCCTGCGCTGGATACGAAAGCGTGGAGAGGGCTCTCAGTGCAACAGACAAACACGTGTTCGTTGTGGTGAAACTCACTTCCATGGAAGGATCCCTCGAGGATTACATGGACAGGATAGAAAAACTGAACAAGCTTGGGTGTGATTTCGTGCTTCCCGGTCCATGGGCAAAGGCTCTGAGAGAGAAGATAAAAGGCAAAATTCTCGTTCCCGGCATCAGAATGGAAGTGAAAGCAGACGATCAAAAGGACGTCGTAACGCTCGAAGAGATGAAGGGAATAGCGAATTTTGCTGTGCTCGGAAGAGAGATCTACCTGAGCGAAAATCCCAGAGAAAAGATCAAAAGGATAAAGGAGATGAGACTGTGATAAAGGAAATCCTCGAGAAAACCGGTGCTTTGATGGAAGGGCACTTCATTCTCTCTTCCGGGAAACACTCCTCAAGATACGTGCAGTGCGCACGTCTTTTCGAGTTTCCAGAGTACGGCGACGTCGTGGGAGAAGAATTAGCAAAGCTTCTGAGGAAGTACGATGTTGAAACAGTAGTGGGTCCCGCAATGGGGGGAGTAATACTCTCGTACGTCGTTGCAAGGTACCTGAAAGCGAGGTCGTTGTTCGCGGAAAGAGAAAACGGAGTGATGAAACTAAGAAGGGGTTTTTTCGTGAAACCTGGAGAAAAAGTAGCGGTAGTTGAAGACGTGGTGACCACGGGTGGTTCTGTGAAGGAAGTGATAGAGCTCTTGAAAGAGTATGGAGCAAACGTGGTGTGTGTGGGTTCCATCATCGATCGCTCCGGCGGAAAAGTGGACTTTGGAGTTCCGTTCGAAAGTCTTCTGAAGCTCGACCTTCCGGTTTACGATCCTGAAGACTGTCCACTCTGCAAACAGGGAATCCCGGCAGAAAAACCGGGAAGCAGGGGATTGAAATGATAATAAAAGGTGCCCTGGTGTGGAGCGGAAAGGAGTTCGTTCAAAAAGATCTGTTCGTGGAAAACGGAGAATTCGTCGAAAAATCGAGTGAACCTGTCATCGATGCGAAAGGATACTTCCTCGTTCCTGGCTTTGTCGATTCACACGCACACGTTGTGGGAACGGGCTTTTCGAAACTCAGTGTCCAGTTCAACGATTGGGACGAGCTCTTCGAAAGAGACCTCACCGGTGAAGTCGTGGTGGGAAGAGGCTGGTTTGAAGAACCAGACGGATCGGTTGTTGAGAGACTGGACAGAATCGAAGTGCCTGTCTTTCTCATAAGACGGTGCGGTCACAAAGCGTTTCTCAACAAAAAAGCGATGGAGGTTCTGGGAGTCGAAGAAAGGTATCTCGTAGAGAACTTGGAAAAGATCTACGAGTACGTCTTCAAAGAGAAAATGGCCGAATTCTACAGGGTTGGAGAAGAGGAATTTCTCAAACACGGTGTGACTTTTGTTCAGAGCGACGATCTTTACGGTGTGAGCGTGGAAAGGCTTCTTTCCATTATAAAACACTCCAGAATCAGACTCTTCGAGAAGCTGAAACCAAAGGATCTAAAACCCGAACACTTCGGAGATCTCAACGAGAGAGTACACGTTAAAGGTGTCAAAGTCTTCATGGACGGCTCCCTTGGAGCAAAAACGGCTCTCATCTCCGGTGAATACGACGACGGAACACAGGGTGTGCAACTTCTCACAGAAGAAAGACTCGAAGAACTGTCTCGCTTCTGCGACGAACACGATCTAATTCTGAACGTTCATGCCATAGGGGACAGGGCGGTGAGTCTTGTTCTCGATGTTCTCGAAAGACACCGCGGTCACAGAATCATCCACGCTCAGTTCGTTCAAGAAAAAGATCTACAGCGAGCAAAAAACACCACTTTTTCCGTTCAGCCTCATTTCTTCTTCGAAGACCAGCCCCTTTTGGAGAAGGTGAAGGTGAACGCGCTTCACTACCCGTTCTATAGAATGTTCAAAGCGGGTGTTTCCATCTCCTTCTCTTCGGATTCCCCCGTTTCACCGTGTGATCCAAAATATATCGCAGAACACGCGCTCAAAATGGGTTTTTCCAGAGGAGAAACGTTCTATCTGATGACGGAAGCGGGGGCAAGCCAGGTAGGAATAAAAACAGGAAGGATAGAAGCAGGGTACAGAGCAGATTTCTGCCTCTACGAAAGAGATCCACTTCTTTTCGAGGACGATCCCGTTGCGGTGTTCGTGGAGGGGGTGAAGATTTATGAGAAAAACGGATCCTCTCATTGACATTTTCAAGAAGAACAAAGAGAGAATCGATATCCTTGGAAAAGCATGGGATATCTTTTATTTTGAAGGAAGAGCTCCCGATGTAGGTAAAAGGCGCGAGAATTTCATAGTTGAGATGCTAAGAAAAGAACTTCCACACCTCATAAAATCCGTTAATCAAGCCCTGGACACAGAAAGAAACTGGGATATTGAAATAACTTTTCAAGACGGCTCAACAAAGAGGTACAGTATAAAAACAACTGAAGGATTTTCCAAGTTGGGGGAGTACTATTCACTCCCGAACAGCAACACAAACCCACGTGGTTTCGGATTGAAGAGTTCCACTGTAAGAAGACTGATCGAGCTTTCAAAAGAAGAGGGAAATTATCTCGAAATCGATTACAAACCTTTTCCCGCTGAATTGATGCCCAAAGCGAAAGAAGAATAAAATATCACCAGTGATCTTCAAAAAGAGTAGGTTTGCTGAGAATATCCTTTACTCTCTCTTCGGCCTTTTTTACGTATTCGGGATTTATCTCTATTCCAACAAAATGCCGCCCTGTTTTAACGGCAGCTACACATGTTGTCCCTACACCGGCAAAAGGATCGAGAACAACATCTCCTTTAAAGGTGTAGAGCTGTATACAACGGTAGGGAAGTTCTTCAGGGAAGGGAGCAGGATGTCCTACTCTCTTAGCTGACTCTGGGGGAAACTTCCAAACACTCCTTGTGAATTCTAAAAATTCTTCTCTTGTTATTGTTGATTCTACTTCTCTATCACTGGGTTTTCTTCGCTTTAGATCTCCTTTACTCATTACAATGATATACTCGTGTTGATCCCTTAGCACAGGATTCACAGGCGACATCCACGAACCCCATGCAGTCGAAGAACCGCTCACCGCTTCTCCTTTGTCCCAAATGATCTCTCCACGTATCAAAAAGCCTATCTTTTCAAACAAATGGATGAGATACGCATGGAGCGGAATGTAAGGTTTTCTTCCAAGATTTGCTACATTGAAACAGACTCTTCCACCCCAGACGAGAATCCTGTACACTTCCTTCATGACCTCTTCTATGAATTCAAGGTATTCATCAAGAGTCATGTCTTCATCGTATTCTTTCCCTACATTGTACGGAGGTGAAGTTACCATGAGATGTATCGAACGATCAGGTATTTTTTTCAGAACTTCTCTGGCATCTCCCTCAATGACTTTGTCTAAGAGATTTTCAGGAAGTGGGTTCTCGATGAAATCTTCCTCTGAAGGTTTTGGAAGGGAAAAGTTGGAATAGATCGCTCTACTATAAAATGGAGACGAATCGTGGCTTTCCCTGCCTTTTACTCCAAACGAACTGGTTCTTGTTGATCTTCTTCTCTTCACAATGTCATCCCCTGGGGATAGGAAAATAGAAAATGGAGCAGGCGGTGGGACTCGAACCCACACCCTCCGCCTTACCAAGGCGGCGCTCCACCGCTTGAAGCTACGCCTGCTCGCCTCTGTGGTTATTTTAACACACGAACCTTTTCTATTCAAGATATTTCCTGATAACCCTTTTCTTTCAAAATTCGGATCACTTCTTTATTCACCACGTACCTTGGTATTCTACCTTTGAAGAAATCCACAATAGATTGGGCGGCCATCATGTTCATTCTGAAGATGGCTTCCTTTGTGTGTGCACCTATATGCGCCGTGGTGATGAGATTGGGACATTCGAAAAGAGGTGAATTGGTATCTGGAGGTTCTTCAGAAAAGACGTCCAAGGCTGCACCCGCTATTCTTCCTTCTTTCAAAGCTTTCACAAGCGCTTCTTCATCCACCAGCTCTCCGCGGGAGGTGTTGATCAAAAAAGCAGATTTCTTCATGAGTGAAAGTTCTCTTTCTCCTATCATGTTCTTTGTGCTTTCGTTCAGCGGAACATGGAGTGAGACGAAATCGCTTTCCTTCAAAAGCTGTTCCAGATCATCAACAGGGGTGGCTTCCAGTAATCTAACACTATCTTTGCTCACGTAAGGATCGTAGACCAGTACGTTCATTCCAAGGCAGACAGCCTTTTTAACCACTTCTCTTCCTATCGAGCCAAACCCCACCATACCCAGTATTTTTCCAGAAACTTCCTGTCCCACCGTTCCTTCCCATCTTCTTTCGAGAAACAGTTTGTTATGAGCCCATACAAGTCCCCTACTCAGTGCGAAGATGAAAGCGATTGTAAGTTCCGCAACAGAAAGGGAATTCGCACCGGCTGTGATGGTAACGGGAATACCTTTCTTCGTGGCAGCTTCCAAATCTATGTTGTCCACTCCCACACCGTGCTTTGCTATGATCTTGAGACTGGAGTTTTCTACCATTTCCGCTGTTAGAGGGTTTGTCCCCACGATCAAAGCATCTGCTTCTCTCAAGACATCGGGGTCTATAGTATCAGACCTTATTATTTCGAAACCTTCCTTTCTGAGGAATTCGACAGGTTCCTGAGAGTACTTTCCGAAGGTTCGTGTCACGATCAATATTTTTTTCATATCTTCCCCCTCCAGGTTCAGTACTTCAATTCTGAGACTGCGAGTCTACTCTTGTTGAGATTTTCTATTGCCCTTGGATCTCTTGCTGCTAAGAGTGTGTATATCGTGTCAAGAATCACAAGCTGGACTATCCTCGAAGTCATTGCATCGGTTCTTATTTTCGTTTCTTTCGTATTGGTGGCAAGAACAACATCTGAGTACTTCGCGAGCGTGGATTTTCTGTTTCCTGTGATTGTAACAACTGGCATTTTCATTTCTTTCGCTTTCTTAGCGAAGTTCACCACGGAGATCGTTTCTCCAGTGTGCGATATGGCAACCAGCAGATCGCTTGGTGAGGCTGTGGCAAGAATGGCTGCTATGATGTGTTCATCGTTGGAAAACAGACAGTTTTTTCCAATTCTTGTGAATTTATGAAACGCATCGAAGGCAACGGCGGCCGAAGCTGCAAAACCAATGAATATGATCCTCTGAGCGTTTTTGAACAGATCGACGGTTCTTTCAATGGAATCGATATCCAGCCAGTTCAGTGTGTCTAGAATGGCTCTCACCGTTGCTTTGAATATCTTTTCCGTGATGGTTTTCGTATCGTCCTCACTTGAGACATCTTCGTAGACGATCTCGAGCGGTGCCCTGGAGATACTCTGGGCTAAAAGCACCTTGAACTGCTGAAAGCTGTTTAACCCCAGTTTTTTGTAAAACTTCACGACGGAAGCTTCACTTTTTACACCGGCTTTCATGCTGAGATCACTGATGGAGCTTTCTATGATACTCCTCGGATCTGCCAGAACGACATCTGCGATTTGTTTTTCCGCATTCGTGAACTCATCGTATTTTTCCTTTATCCTCTGAATAACATCCACACTAAGACCTCCTCACACAGCGGTAGAACCTCCATCTATGTTTATGATACTGCCCGTCATAAATCCGGCTTCGTCACACGCTGCAAAGAGGATCGCGAAGGCGATTTCCTCCTCTTTTCCCAGTCTCTTCATAGGGATCCTGGAGGTCATTTTTTTCAGGAGTTCTTCTGGATTTGGAGAAGCCTTCACCCTCGCCATGAGTCCCTCAGACTGAGTGGTACCCGGGCACACCGCGTTGACCCTGATTCCATAATCGACGTAATCGACGGCAAGAGATCTTGTAAGTCCCAGGAGTGCAGCTTTTGAAACACTGTAGACACACCTTCTTGGAATTCCTATGAGTCCTGCTTCGGAGGAAACGTTTACAATGACTCCTCCGCCTTGCTTTTTCATCTGCTCAACGGCATATTTTGAGAGAAGAAAAGGCCCTTTGACATTCACAGCCATTGTTTTATCAAAATCTTCCTCCGAAGTCTCTTCTATGTTTCCATAAGGTACGATGCCAGCGTTGTTCACCAGGATGTCGAGCCTTCCGAACGTTTCCACCGTTTTCTTCACTATCTGTTCTGCATCTTTCGCTACATCTCCGAAGATAAACGCAGCTTCTCCTCCCATGCTCTTTATCAGCTCCACAGTTTCTTTTCCTTTTTCTTCAGAGATATCGTTGATCGCTACTTTTGCCCCTCTTTCTGCGAACATAACGGCTGCTTTCTTTCCAATACCGGAACCTGCTCCTGTTATTAAAACCACTTTTCCCTGGAAATTCATATCTCTGCTCCCTCCTCATCCAAAGATGAGATTCGGAATGAACAATACGATCTGTGGGAAGAAGATGACTATAAGTATCGCCAGTATCGTCACAAACAAGAAAGGCCAGGATGCCTGTATGTACTCTTCCATAGTCGCATCGAGTACCGAGCAACCTGCGTACATAGAAGCACCTACAGGAGGTGTCTGGTTACCCATAGCAGCGGATAAAATGAATACCAGACCGAAGTGAACTGGATCTATTCCCACCTGTTCTGCCACAGGAAGCAAGATTGCCGTGAGCATGAGAATCAAAGCCGTTGCATCGACAAACAGACCGGCAAAAACCAAGAATAAAGAGATCATTATCATCAGAACGTTTGGATTGGAAGATATTCCCAGGAGAAATTCCGCGAGCTTTTCCGGTATTCTTTCCCAGATCATACCGTAACCGAAAATTGTAGACATCGAAAGTATGAACATCACACTCCCGATATCACCAAGAGAATTCTCCAGGGTTTCCCAGTAAAAGGTTTTGAGAGACATCTCTCTGTGTATTATGAATCCCACCAGCATTCCGTACAAAACCGCGAAGGAACCAACCTCTGAAGGGGTAAAGATACCGCCTCTCAGACCCACAATCAGCAAAACCGGAAACATAAGAGCCCAGATGCTCTTTCCCAGAGATCTGAAAACTTCATTTACCGGTGCTCGTCTCTCTCGTTCGGGTGCAAGGTTCAATCTTTTAGCAACAAACCATATGGTGATCATGTACACGATCATCAAAAGAAGACCGGGTCCTATTCCTGCCGCGAAGAGCCTTCCTATAGAGACCTGACCGATCGTACCGTAAATGATGAAAGCGATACCAGGGGGAATGATCGGGGTGATCAGAGACGTCCAGACATTCACGGCAACTGCGAAACCTCTTGGATAACCTCGTTTGAGCATCTCTGGACCGAGCATCCTTGTTTCCATAGCTGCGTCTGCAATACTGGATCCGGAAACTCCTCCCATCAACGTGGAAAGAACAGCTGAAACCTGACCGAGTCCTCCTCTCATGTGACCAACGAGGGTGGAGGCAAAATCGAGGAGTCTTCTCGTCACTCCAGCAGAATTCATCACATTTCCAGCCACAATGAACATGGGAATAGCAAGCAACGTGAAATTCACCGTTTGAGAAAGCAGTCTCTGTATCGGAATGGTGATAGGTAGTTCAGGATGTTGGAGAAACCAGAGAAACCCGGATATTCCTATAGCAAAGGCAACAGGCATTCCAAGCATCAGAAAAACAGCAAAGGCGATGAGAACTATGATCATGTCATCTTTCCTCCTTCTTGTTGCCTCTGAATTCTCCTATCAGCTTCAGTACAGTTGTTCTGAAGAGCAGAATCGCACCAACAGGAACACTAAGTGTAACCCACGTGTAGCTAAAGTTCGGTATCCCTACGAAGGTTCTGTATCTTGTTTTATAGGAAAGATAAAAGCCCCACACAATGAGATAAACAATGAAGGCAAGAATGATAAGGTAATTCACTATTCTGATGATTTTCTGAGTTCTTTCGGAGAATTTCTTCACAAGTATATCTACCGACATCATTTTGTTTTCACGCCAGGCTACATCGACTGCAAAGAAACAAGCCCAGGCAAAGAGAAAACTACTCATATCAACAGCCCAGTTTATTGGATGCTTTAGAAATCTGGCAACCCCTGAAGCAAAGACAAGAACAATCATAGCCATAAGGAGAATCTTGGCGGCGTGCTTCTCAAACTTCAAAAGAATTTGGTCCACTTTTTTCACGTCTCTCACCTCTGTCTGAATTAGAGTGAAAGAAAGCCCGACCCAGAAAGGGCCGGGTAAGTTAATAATTACTCTCCCTTCACTTCCTTGATCAGCTGGTTGAGGGCATTCTCAAGACCGAGATTTTTGTAAGCCTGTTTTGCCTTTTCCATGAAAGCCTCTTTGTCGATTTCAGAAGCTGGTATCACTGCCATACCCTTTTCGATACACTTCTGTTTGTATTCTTCTTCGAGTTCTTTCATGATTTTGAGAGAGACTTCGATTCCCGCTTTGTCCATCTCTTCCTCAATAATCTTCTGATATTCCTTAGGCAGGCTGTTGAACCAGTCTGCGCTGACGATTTCGAAGTTGATGAGGAGGAAATGACCTGTTTCAGACATGTACTTCAAAACTTCGTAGAGACCGCCGTTGTAAACATTTGCGTAGGTGAGTTCCGCTCCATCAACTGCTCTTGTCTGAACCGCTGTGTAGATCTCTCCGAAGTTGACAGCAACAGGGATAGCACCGAGAGATCTTATGGATTCCTGCCATGCTGGTGCACCGGGAGTTCTGATTCTCAAGCCATTCAGATCTTCCGGTTTCCTGATAGGTTTGTTTGTCACAAAGTGTCTGTAACCCTGCACCCAATAGAAGGAGAGAACTTTTATGCCGAATCTCTGTTCAAGTTCCTTCAACCACTTCTGCATTGTCGGAGACTGTTTGATCTTCTTCAGAACCTCAATTGCCTCTTCAGGAGTTTTTGCACCCATGAAGTCGATGAAGTATGCAAGATTCATGACACCGATGTCTTTAACGTACATTCCAAGCCTCGCAGAGTCCGTGTTCCATCCCACAGGTGCTCCCATTCTGATCTGTTCGATGATGTCCTCTTCCACTCCGAGCTGAGAGCTCGGGAAAACCTCAATTCTAACGTCGCCGTTCGTTTTCTCTTCAACTGCTTTGGCCCATTTCAGAAACGCCTGATGGTACGGTTCACCTGGAGCAAGAACGTGTCCAAATCTCAGTGTGTACTTCGCGCCAAATACCGCTGACACCAAAAATACACCCAAGACTAGGATCAGAAGAAGCCTTCTACTCATTAATCCACACCTCCTCGTTAAAAATATTTTTTTCTTATGACCATATAACCATATCTTTGCAAAAAAATTTTATGTCTAAATCGAATTGGAAGTCAATGGTTAATATTTTTGTTACATAACGTGGTGATAGGATACTGATGAGGAGGGGTTGAGATGACAGCTTTTTCTTTTCTTGGAGATAAGTACCACGATCACGATCTCTTTCTGGAAACTTTGAAGTATGCCTTAAACTGTGAGATTAATGATCTTCGTCCTGAGGATTTCCCGGAGATCAGAAAACTCCCAGATCTTGTTGTCATAGGACGATGGAACCTTCTCGATGATGAAACACCGTGGCTCAAAGAGGGAGACATCAAGATCCTG
Above is a genomic segment from Thermotoga sp. Mc24 containing:
- the pyrE gene encoding orotate phosphoribosyltransferase, giving the protein MIKEILEKTGALMEGHFILSSGKHSSRYVQCARLFEFPEYGDVVGEELAKLLRKYDVETVVGPAMGGVILSYVVARYLKARSLFAERENGVMKLRRGFFVKPGEKVAVVEDVVTTGGSVKEVIELLKEYGANVVCVGSIIDRSGGKVDFGVPFESLLKLDLPVYDPEDCPLCKQGIPAEKPGSRGLK
- a CDS encoding amidohydrolase; this translates as MIIKGALVWSGKEFVQKDLFVENGEFVEKSSEPVIDAKGYFLVPGFVDSHAHVVGTGFSKLSVQFNDWDELFERDLTGEVVVGRGWFEEPDGSVVERLDRIEVPVFLIRRCGHKAFLNKKAMEVLGVEERYLVENLEKIYEYVFKEKMAEFYRVGEEEFLKHGVTFVQSDDLYGVSVERLLSIIKHSRIRLFEKLKPKDLKPEHFGDLNERVHVKGVKVFMDGSLGAKTALISGEYDDGTQGVQLLTEERLEELSRFCDEHDLILNVHAIGDRAVSLVLDVLERHRGHRIIHAQFVQEKDLQRAKNTTFSVQPHFFFEDQPLLEKVKVNALHYPFYRMFKAGVSISFSSDSPVSPCDPKYIAEHALKMGFSRGETFYLMTEAGASQVGIKTGRIEAGYRADFCLYERDPLLFEDDPVAVFVEGVKIYEKNGSSH
- the pyrF gene encoding orotidine-5'-phosphate decarboxylase, which gives rise to MIPVLSLDMEDPIRFIDENGSFEVVKVGHNLAIHGKKIFDELAKRNLKIILDLKFCDIPSTVERSIKSWDHPAIIGFTVHSCAGYESVERALSATDKHVFVVVKLTSMEGSLEDYMDRIEKLNKLGCDFVLPGPWAKALREKIKGKILVPGIRMEVKADDQKDVVTLEEMKGIANFAVLGREIYLSENPREKIKRIKEMRL
- a CDS encoding iron-sulfur cluster-binding protein, producing MERLLLTKKKTIRVNEDTWIVLFEERIDFSPGQFVMLETPKLVRKPFVLGYWEDHTAISVQVKGKGTKWIVEEAEKIKGHGPLGNGFEKPGKGLLIISPTCLTMAEALRKKMNVDVLVGSRTPFQIPLEHETAVGDEEFLRKLSSTGEYDWYLVSGSRGMEKVCWEHLRGKEVYFSLEEYMGCGIGACKSCAVFTKEGVKHVCTDGPIFRGDELCWS
- the estD gene encoding esterase EstD; the encoded protein is MRLTVFLLIFLGVMVFGAFDQEAFLFVQHLTAENFESALNMCSNQVKAQLSVQSLLNIWNSLKAQLGDFREITGYEKITQGEYEIYNFTLRFERGEISALVTMDREGKVAGLFFKQATKTEYELPDYVDPESFEEKDITVNGLPGKITIPKGNGPFPAVVLVHGSGPNDMDETIGPNKIFKDIAYGLSSKGIIVLRYHKRTFVEKVDPTTLTVEKEVIEDALEAVKILKERKDVSRVYMLGHSLGAMLTPEIAERSKADGVVMIAPPARPLEEVMEDQLKYLQSLGLASNVEETLNILEKLKRKEIPPDEFVLGAPAKYFYDLRERDPVSIAKRLTIPMLLIFGGRDYQVTEKDREIWLKELSGRENVKILVFDDLNHLMISGEGKSTPVEYMKKGHVDKRVIDEIARWMVK
- a CDS encoding tRNA-dihydrouridine synthase, with product MLELKPPLVLLSGPAGFGEYLKLMDHRYVGGVLLKTVTLHPKEGNPTPRMADSDFYVINRIGLENPGIHAFVENVPELPVPMIASLGGDSFEEYLEVARVFKKVADRFHAVEFNFSCPNVKEGGLSIVKNAEEWKKLLNTLRKELPDSFLIAKVGVEGIFVEDAAEFVMKTGWDGITLVNTVRGLHFEKDTMILGGLSGPVLKPIALRAVYEVKKRFPELFVIASGGVYSVKDAEEFLKVGADVIGVGSALFKDPGVVEEIGKYLLEVKR
- a CDS encoding type II restriction-modification system DNA methyltransferase; translated protein: MKRRRSTRTSSFGVKGRESHDSSPFYSRAIYSNFSLPKPSEEDFIENPLPENLLDKVIEGDAREVLKKIPDRSIHLMVTSPPYNVGKEYDEDMTLDEYLEFIEEVMKEVYRILVWGGRVCFNVANLGRKPYIPLHAYLIHLFEKIGFLIRGEIIWDKGEAVSGSSTAWGSWMSPVNPVLRDQHEYIIVMSKGDLKRRKPSDREVESTITREEFLEFTRSVWKFPPESAKRVGHPAPFPEELPYRCIQLYTFKGDVVLDPFAGVGTTCVAAVKTGRHFVGIEINPEYVKKAEERVKDILSKPTLFEDHW
- a CDS encoding dihydroorotase; this encodes MRIYDPFRKKWIEEEIETPFPSKGLVATFPFVDLHVHVRLNGGEDYSSLEEASLVGGFFKVVVQPNTKPPIESKEVLERHLDLSRNRAVEFLFAVSPFGSIEAEGERVVGFSTDGIECDYPTLIETMKKKKKALWFDHSQMYEVDGIFYEGAPLPFQKRPRSNEAIAITRTVLTGLEYGFERFHIQHVTTKYSVEVISFLKNLAKVSCEVTPHHLFFCYEDIKNTNFKINPPLGSPEDRKALIEAVKKDVIDVLATDHAPHHEKPDDFLTAPYGSTSIEIAFPAYYTALGDLELVVEKLTKKPLEVLGVEARLTEDTLVFIDPKAEFIVDAKKFKSKGKNSMFDGVRLKGKVVALKLKGRWVMIDGEVIADQKEND